The following are encoded together in the Streptomyces tsukubensis genome:
- a CDS encoding MBL fold metallo-hydrolase, translated as MLIAGFPAGAWGTNCYLVAPAAGEECVIIDPGHEASRGVEEAVAKHRLKPVAVILTHGHIDHVASVMPVCGAHDVPAWIHPSDRYMMSDPEKGLGRSIGAALMGELTVGEPDDVRELADGAELKLAGLDFSVAHAPGHTKGSVTFSMPEAADVPSVFFSGDLLFAGSIGRTDLPGGDHGEILESLSRVCLPLDDSTVVLSGHGAQTTIGQERATNPYLRQVAAGQGTGQSAAPRRGM; from the coding sequence GTGCTCATTGCCGGTTTCCCCGCCGGGGCCTGGGGCACCAACTGCTATCTCGTCGCGCCCGCAGCGGGCGAGGAGTGCGTGATCATCGACCCGGGCCACGAGGCTTCGAGGGGCGTCGAGGAGGCGGTCGCGAAACACCGGCTCAAGCCCGTCGCCGTCATCCTCACCCACGGCCACATCGACCATGTCGCCTCGGTGATGCCGGTGTGCGGCGCCCACGACGTGCCCGCCTGGATCCACCCCTCGGACCGGTACATGATGAGCGACCCGGAGAAGGGGCTCGGCCGTTCCATCGGAGCGGCGCTCATGGGGGAGCTGACGGTGGGCGAACCCGACGACGTACGGGAGCTCGCCGACGGCGCGGAGCTGAAGCTGGCCGGACTCGACTTCTCCGTCGCGCACGCGCCGGGCCATACGAAGGGGTCGGTGACCTTCAGTATGCCGGAAGCCGCGGACGTGCCGTCCGTGTTCTTCTCGGGAGACCTGCTCTTCGCCGGCTCCATCGGACGCACGGACCTGCCGGGCGGCGACCACGGGGAGATCCTGGAGTCGCTGTCCCGGGTGTGCCTGCCGCTCGACGACTCGACCGTGGTGCTGTCCGGCCACGGCGCCCAGACGACCATCGGCCAGGAGCGCGCCACCAACCCGTATCTGCGGCAGGTGGCCGCCGGCCAGGGAACCGGCCAGAGCGCCGCTCCCCGACGAGGAATGTGA